From Pseudanabaena sp. PCC 6802, one genomic window encodes:
- the egtD gene encoding L-histidine N(alpha)-methyltransferase, which produces MAISKAESEVSKAMLGDRLFLERLVNATDSVYTSGADVVSGLSQQPKTLPAKYFYDDRGSELFEQICQLPEYYLTRTETSILQACALDIAKITGPCELVELGSGSATKTRILLDAYTEMGYPLHYLPIDISTGILESSALDLLHDYPTLKVHGLVGTYELALERLSLPHLPTRTICFLGSTLGNLNNRECDLFFNRIASTLNKGEYFLLGVDLQKPIEILEAAYNDDRGVTAQFNLNMLRHLNHRFDGDFDLTQFNHQAFYNLSEHQIEMHLRSLKPQSVKLRSLDLTINFAPDETIRTEISRKFDTQKLTQTLENIGLARVKTWTDRNRWFGLLLMQMS; this is translated from the coding sequence ATGGCAATTTCTAAGGCTGAGTCTGAGGTTTCTAAAGCTATGCTGGGCGATCGCCTTTTTCTGGAGCGTTTAGTCAATGCAACGGACTCAGTCTATACCTCTGGTGCTGATGTAGTAAGTGGCTTGAGCCAGCAGCCTAAAACCCTACCTGCCAAGTATTTTTATGACGATCGCGGCTCCGAGCTATTCGAGCAGATTTGCCAACTGCCGGAATATTATCTAACCCGTACCGAGACTTCAATTCTGCAAGCATGTGCGCTCGACATTGCCAAAATTACGGGGCCTTGCGAACTAGTTGAGTTAGGTAGCGGTAGCGCAACTAAAACGCGGATTTTGCTGGATGCCTATACAGAGATGGGTTACCCCCTGCACTACCTTCCAATTGACATCAGCACGGGCATCTTGGAAAGCAGTGCCCTCGATCTTCTGCATGATTACCCAACCCTTAAAGTACACGGTTTAGTCGGTACCTACGAACTTGCCTTAGAACGATTAAGCCTGCCGCATTTGCCCACACGGACGATCTGTTTTCTGGGCAGTACGCTCGGCAACTTAAACAATCGGGAGTGCGATCTATTTTTCAACAGAATTGCATCTACTCTGAACAAAGGCGAGTATTTCTTGCTAGGTGTGGATTTACAGAAACCAATAGAAATACTGGAAGCAGCCTATAACGACGATCGAGGTGTAACTGCCCAATTTAACTTGAATATGCTGCGCCACTTAAATCACAGATTTGACGGTGACTTCGATCTGACTCAGTTCAACCACCAGGCATTTTACAACCTCTCCGAGCATCAGATCGAAATGCACCTGCGCAGTTTGAAACCTCAGTCTGTGAAGTTGCGATCGCTAGATCTAACAATTAATTTCGCCCCAGATGAAACAATCCGCACCGAAATTTCGCGCAAATTTGACACCCAAAAACTAACCCAAACCCTTGAAAATATTGGCCTAGCCAGAGTTAAAACCTGGACAGATCGCAATCGATGGTTTGGGCTTTTACTTATGCAAATGTCTTGA
- the ykgO gene encoding type B 50S ribosomal protein L36: MKVLSSLKSAKTRHKDCKVVRRRGKIYVICKSNPKFKARQG; this comes from the coding sequence ATGAAAGTCCTAAGTTCGCTCAAGTCTGCAAAAACTCGCCACAAAGACTGTAAGGTGGTGCGCCGTCGTGGCAAGATTTATGTGATTTGCAAAAGCAATCCCAAATTCAAAGCTCGCCAGGGCTAG
- a CDS encoding ADP-ribosylglycohydrolase family protein, with the protein MKPSHITGSILGTAIGDSIGLPYEGLSRHRASKLLGFPNQHRLLFGFGMISDDTEHTCIVAQSLIASGGNLAEFQNQLARRLRWWLLGFPAGVGLATLRSILKLWFGVSPNKSGVFSAGNGPAMRSAILGVAISDLDRLREAVRIASRITHTDPKAEYGAFAIALAARNACQTIVSGDDFMAQLNSCLDSDANQLISLISQAVDSVKKAESTPQFAAGLGLSGGVSGYVYHSVAVAIHAWLSHQHDYQGAIIAAVQCGGDTDSIAAMVGGIVGASVGKEGIPTEWLHRLLEPSRSIKWMECLAKQLGASIQTGTANQPIQLSVPGLLLRNVLFLLVVLSHGFRRLLPPY; encoded by the coding sequence ATGAAACCATCTCACATCACTGGTTCAATTTTAGGTACTGCTATAGGGGACTCAATTGGGCTTCCTTATGAAGGCTTGTCTCGTCATCGTGCCTCTAAGTTGCTTGGATTTCCGAATCAGCATCGCTTACTCTTTGGATTTGGAATGATATCTGATGATACTGAGCATACTTGTATCGTTGCACAGTCACTTATTGCCTCTGGCGGTAATTTAGCTGAGTTTCAGAATCAATTAGCTCGGCGGCTCCGTTGGTGGCTTCTTGGTTTTCCAGCAGGAGTTGGGTTGGCGACCCTACGCTCTATCCTGAAGTTATGGTTCGGAGTTTCTCCCAACAAAAGTGGGGTTTTCTCTGCTGGAAATGGTCCTGCTATGCGTTCGGCAATTTTAGGTGTAGCTATCAGCGATCTTGATAGACTTCGAGAAGCAGTTCGGATTGCTTCAAGAATCACGCACACAGATCCCAAAGCAGAATATGGTGCTTTTGCGATCGCATTAGCAGCCAGAAATGCTTGTCAAACAATCGTATCGGGGGATGATTTTATGGCTCAACTAAACTCTTGTTTGGATAGCGATGCTAATCAATTAATTTCATTAATTAGCCAAGCAGTAGATAGTGTTAAGAAAGCTGAATCCACACCACAATTTGCAGCAGGATTGGGACTTTCTGGAGGTGTTTCTGGATACGTCTATCATTCTGTAGCCGTAGCTATCCATGCTTGGTTAAGTCATCAACATGACTACCAGGGAGCAATTATCGCAGCAGTTCAATGTGGCGGTGACACCGATTCAATTGCAGCGATGGTAGGTGGTATTGTCGGGGCATCAGTTGGTAAGGAAGGAATTCCGACAGAATGGCTGCATAGATTGCTGGAACCTTCTCGCTCAATCAAGTGGATGGAATGTTTGGCAAAGCAACTTGGTGCAAGCATTCAAACTGGTACGGCAAATCAGCCAATTCAACTATCAGTTCCCGGCCTATTGCTACGAAATGTACTTTTTCTTTTGGTAGTATTGAGTCATGGTTTTCGTCGATTGTTGCCCCCATATTAG
- a CDS encoding adenylate kinase — protein MNKVAVFGNAGGGKSTLSKRLAQMTGLPMVALDLLKYKPGGSEIPYEEYKAAHDRLLQQDQWIIDGYGSWDTVWERLEVADTLVYLDMPVLQHYWWVTKRFLKGCLVPPENWPENSPLLRGTLNSYYTVWLCNKKLTPKYREYVHKSKENKRVYHLQSPKHVKEFYRVVELELAK, from the coding sequence ATGAATAAAGTTGCTGTTTTTGGTAATGCTGGAGGTGGGAAGTCTACTCTCAGTAAACGTTTAGCACAAATGACAGGTTTACCTATGGTCGCTTTAGACCTTCTGAAGTATAAACCCGGCGGTAGCGAAATTCCCTACGAAGAATATAAAGCCGCCCACGATCGACTTCTCCAACAAGACCAGTGGATAATTGATGGCTATGGATCGTGGGATACAGTATGGGAACGGCTGGAGGTTGCAGACACCTTGGTTTATCTGGATATGCCAGTTCTCCAGCACTATTGGTGGGTAACGAAGCGATTCCTGAAAGGCTGTCTAGTTCCACCAGAAAATTGGCCTGAGAATAGTCCGCTCTTGAGGGGGACGCTAAACAGTTATTACACGGTTTGGCTGTGCAATAAGAAGCTCACTCCAAAGTACCGAGAGTACGTGCATAAATCTAAGGAAAACAAGCGTGTTTATCATCTTCAGTCTCCTAAACACGTGAAAGAGTTCTATCGGGTTGTCGAACTAGAACTTGCAAAATAA
- a CDS encoding calcium-binding protein translates to MSGSDDNSSGGGRDDTLPGDVRHSGLDDGANHDLFDDRGNHFEIDDRGNHFEIDDRGNDRFVGNDANEDFHGGMGDDDLFGNGGDDSLSGSRGRDTLDGGIGDDSMLGGRGADDLIGREGDDFLHGNRGDDILNGFGGGAGEVDTLQGGLGADIFVLADANGTFYGADDSFAIVLDFSGAEGDTIQLSGGAANYRLEFDFSNSSSGDTLLRRSDNNDLIAIFTDTTSIDLSLDAIFV, encoded by the coding sequence ATGTCTGGAAGCGATGATAACAGCAGTGGTGGTGGCAGAGATGATACTCTACCCGGTGATGTTCGACACTCTGGTCTCGATGATGGTGCGAACCACGACCTGTTCGACGATCGCGGCAACCACTTTGAAATTGACGACAGAGGAAACCACTTTGAAATCGACGATCGCGGCAACGATCGCTTCGTTGGGAACGATGCCAACGAGGATTTTCACGGTGGTATGGGTGATGACGATCTATTCGGCAATGGCGGCGATGACAGTCTTTCGGGTAGTAGAGGCAGGGATACGCTCGATGGCGGCATCGGCGATGACAGCATGCTTGGCGGCAGAGGTGCCGACGATCTGATTGGTAGAGAAGGCGACGATTTTCTCCATGGCAATCGGGGCGATGATATCCTGAATGGCTTTGGCGGTGGTGCAGGAGAAGTCGATACCTTGCAAGGAGGGTTGGGTGCCGACATTTTTGTCCTAGCTGATGCGAACGGTACTTTCTATGGTGCTGACGACTCTTTTGCCATAGTTCTGGATTTCTCTGGAGCAGAAGGAGACACAATTCAGTTGAGTGGTGGTGCCGCTAACTACAGGTTAGAGTTCGATTTCAGTAATAGTTCCTCTGGAGATACTTTACTGCGGCGCAGCGACAATAACGATCTAATCGCCATCTTCACAGATACGACATCGATCGATCTATCTCTGGATGCTATTTTTGTTTGA
- a CDS encoding sigma-70 family RNA polymerase sigma factor, with translation MRSDSLPAYFQSPVDAPPSDLELFRALQTRQPLVLGQLYDLYGDIMYSLALRILGNPQEAEDLVQEIFLSLWRACTFNPDRGSFKTFLLVLVRSRAIDRLRSQKKTRTMLERSGKEITDKQFSSAPLDEVAADEVGQRVRLALANLPENQRQALEMSYFEGLTQREISDRLEVSLGTVKSWFRLGFTKLRQSLEDLIN, from the coding sequence ATGAGATCCGATTCACTACCAGCTTACTTTCAGTCGCCTGTGGACGCACCACCCTCCGATCTGGAGTTATTCCGGGCATTGCAGACTAGACAGCCCTTAGTCCTGGGGCAGTTATACGATCTCTATGGAGACATTATGTACAGTCTGGCGTTACGAATTCTCGGCAATCCTCAGGAAGCAGAAGATTTGGTGCAGGAGATTTTTTTATCCCTGTGGAGAGCCTGTACTTTTAACCCCGATCGCGGCTCTTTTAAAACTTTTCTATTAGTGCTGGTGCGATCGCGGGCGATCGATCGGTTGCGATCGCAGAAGAAGACGCGAACTATGCTAGAACGATCTGGCAAAGAGATAACGGACAAACAGTTCAGCAGTGCTCCTTTGGATGAAGTTGCTGCCGATGAAGTAGGTCAACGGGTGCGCTTAGCGCTCGCCAATTTGCCAGAAAACCAGCGTCAGGCACTTGAGATGTCTTATTTTGAGGGACTGACGCAACGGGAAATATCCGATCGTTTAGAAGTTTCGCTCGGAACCGTGAAAAGCTGGTTTCGACTGGGTTTTACGAAGCTACGACAATCGCTAGAAGATCTCATAAATTAG
- a CDS encoding anti-sigma factor domain-containing protein, giving the protein MPPSSPQEPIPEHLEELMVGYVLNALSPEEAAEFERYLQADPSLTTKMKQLEEVIGLIGRTPPLVAAPAELKNRIIKAAQAQVGIFERLRLTLPAIKLPAIKWRRIAAIALALVAVGVAIDNYQLRQKLALQKMSGSKVEESELYVFHLKGTPAASTSMGSVMLDLHAGRVVFALQNLPPLPEGEAYHLWAFMEGKKILCGRFNTTPSGQIVTTLPVELKEYTNPVKFVRVSRESTTTPPNPQKKALVMTSES; this is encoded by the coding sequence ATGCCGCCATCCTCTCCCCAAGAACCAATACCCGAACACCTGGAGGAATTAATGGTGGGATATGTTCTTAACGCGCTTTCTCCTGAGGAAGCGGCGGAGTTCGAGCGCTACCTGCAAGCAGATCCGAGTTTAACGACAAAAATGAAGCAACTAGAGGAAGTCATCGGACTCATCGGACGTACGCCTCCTCTAGTTGCTGCCCCCGCAGAACTAAAAAACAGGATTATTAAAGCTGCTCAAGCCCAGGTCGGTATTTTCGAGCGTTTGCGCCTTACTTTACCAGCGATAAAACTCCCAGCGATAAAATGGCGCAGAATTGCGGCTATAGCTCTTGCTCTGGTTGCTGTAGGAGTCGCGATCGATAATTACCAACTGCGCCAGAAGTTAGCCTTACAGAAAATGTCCGGCAGCAAGGTTGAAGAGTCCGAACTATACGTGTTTCACCTTAAAGGAACGCCTGCAGCCAGCACTTCTATGGGAAGTGTCATGTTAGATTTACATGCTGGCAGGGTTGTGTTTGCTCTGCAAAACCTGCCTCCCTTACCAGAGGGAGAGGCATATCACCTGTGGGCATTTATGGAAGGCAAAAAGATTCTCTGTGGCCGGTTTAATACCACTCCCAGCGGTCAAATTGTCACTACGCTACCAGTCGAGCTGAAGGAATATACCAATCCTGTCAAGTTTGTCCGTGTATCTAGGGAATCAACTACCACACCCCCGAATCCCCAAAAAAAGGCTCTGGTCATGACCAGCGAGTCTTGA
- a CDS encoding AI-2E family transporter, with protein sequence MLHNKELIWRYLRRGLIALLAIYLAFVLRQTMQLMLGSLFFAGAITPLVESMEKYRIRRGVAISIIYLGVLLIIVLTIAPAPRIIAELGLFFTNLPELVKQIPVPTQPIFNIDPQRLTELLQPKVILDQVQAFGKELASQTVNFTLSLINALGVTLLSMLITGYMVVHAKELLRKVLRPFAPEVRAQVYTLIPPITRCLGAYVLGRIGTSALLGFCTYLALAFLNVPFAGALGLLVAVSNLIPFVGPILGLIPMVIAAWGMGVGKVIAVVGISFVLQQIEAFILQPWLVGPYLNLDPFELLLSIIVGAELLGVVGAIIAPPVAGIGRILFNHFYGHKLMAEESDSLDALPSGELQDGSADAKAISAGDRDRKDDEISENHGK encoded by the coding sequence GTGTTACATAACAAAGAACTAATCTGGCGTTACCTCCGGCGCGGCCTGATTGCACTACTCGCGATCTACCTCGCCTTTGTCCTCAGGCAAACCATGCAGCTTATGCTGGGCAGCCTGTTTTTTGCTGGGGCAATTACGCCACTAGTCGAAAGCATGGAGAAATATCGCATTCGCCGAGGTGTGGCGATCTCGATTATCTATTTGGGCGTTTTACTCATTATCGTGCTGACCATAGCACCTGCGCCCAGAATAATTGCAGAGTTAGGTCTGTTTTTTACAAATTTACCGGAACTGGTCAAGCAAATTCCAGTTCCCACTCAGCCAATTTTTAATATCGATCCACAACGACTTACCGAACTATTACAGCCGAAAGTCATCCTGGATCAAGTCCAAGCGTTTGGCAAGGAGTTGGCAAGCCAGACGGTTAACTTCACGCTTAGCCTGATTAATGCTCTGGGCGTAACCTTGCTCAGTATGTTGATTACAGGCTACATGGTAGTCCATGCCAAGGAGCTATTGCGTAAGGTACTCAGACCATTTGCTCCTGAGGTACGCGCTCAGGTCTACACGTTGATTCCTCCGATTACCCGCTGCCTTGGTGCGTATGTCTTAGGCAGAATTGGCACCTCGGCATTGTTGGGATTTTGCACCTATCTGGCACTGGCGTTTTTAAACGTTCCGTTTGCGGGGGCTTTAGGATTACTGGTAGCGGTATCTAATCTAATCCCCTTTGTTGGCCCGATCTTGGGGTTAATTCCTATGGTGATTGCCGCTTGGGGGATGGGAGTTGGCAAAGTCATTGCCGTAGTTGGCATATCATTCGTATTGCAGCAGATTGAGGCATTTATCCTGCAACCCTGGTTGGTGGGGCCATATCTCAACCTCGATCCGTTTGAGTTGTTGCTGTCAATTATTGTGGGTGCGGAACTGCTGGGTGTAGTGGGGGCGATAATTGCACCACCTGTAGCGGGAATCGGTCGGATACTTTTCAACCATTTCTACGGGCACAAACTCATGGCAGAGGAATCAGATAGTTTAGATGCATTGCCCTCTGGAGAACTGCAAGACGGGAGTGCGGATGCTAAGGCAATTAGTGCTGGCGATCGCGATCGCAAAGATGACGAGATTTCCGAAAATCATGGTAAATAA
- a CDS encoding carbon dioxide-concentrating mechanism protein CcmK — MAQQAVGALETKGFPGVLAAADAMVKAGRVTLVGYLRCGSARFCVLIRGDVSEVKTSMDAGIVAAETAYGGVLETWVIIPRPHENVVAVLPIDFTAEVELYRQAAEGMRLPGRGS; from the coding sequence ATGGCACAGCAGGCAGTTGGCGCACTGGAGACAAAAGGCTTTCCAGGAGTTTTGGCCGCAGCAGATGCAATGGTTAAGGCTGGTCGGGTAACTTTAGTGGGGTACCTCAGGTGTGGAAGTGCTAGGTTTTGTGTTTTGATTCGGGGCGATGTGTCTGAAGTCAAAACCTCAATGGATGCAGGTATAGTGGCAGCAGAAACTGCTTACGGTGGTGTCCTGGAAACTTGGGTGATTATTCCACGTCCTCATGAGAATGTTGTCGCGGTACTGCCGATTGATTTCACGGCGGAAGTGGAGTTATATCGTCAAGCTGCTGAAGGCATGAGATTACCCGGCAGAGGCTCTTAG